One candidate division WOR-3 bacterium genomic window, CATTTCCGAGGGGGATTGGGTCAACGAATAAGTGAGAATGTCTCCGTCAATATCAAAAGCGGCTATTTGATATGTATAGGTCCCTCCACCTGTTACCACAGGAGGCGATGAAGTTATAGACGGAGGAGAGTTTGAGATTATTACAGAATTTGTTGAATATTTGACTCCGTTTCCGTCTGTCAATTCGAGCGTCAATTCATCTCCTCTTTTAAAACCCGAGAGAGAAATGACAGAGTCCTCTGCTCCGGGTATGGTTACACCGTTTTTATACCATTTGCAAGAAAAGCTGAAGTTTGACCTGTCGCCAACAATCTCTATTCTCGTAATTCTCAGTACATCAGAAACCGTCACGGAGTCTGGTCCTATTCTTGCTGCGGCTATAGAAGCGGATGAAGGCGATAAAAGAATGAGAACTTCGGATTCAAAGATTCTAATTTTGCCGTCTTGGAAAACTACATAGACTACCGTCTTGATTTTAGCTCCGACAGGAATCTGAGAGGTCTGGAGAGTCTTGGAAGCCATTCCAATTGTTTCCTCTTCTACCACCCACAAATTGTAAATTGAATCAACTCCAGGAACTGAATAGTAATAATCGGCTGATATGACATCGCCTCGGGTTGGGTTGACGGGAACAAGACGTATTTCCATACCCGGAAGGTTGTTGTCTGATTCCGAGGAACCGTTTTGACCTGAAGGCGTGTCATCCTTAGAGCAGGAAAACGCGAATATCAGAGTTGCAGAGATAAATATCATCTTCTTCATTTATTCCCCTTCCGTAATTTGAGCCTGATTTTCATCCAAGGCTTCAAGGATCCATTGGTAAATCGTGTCGCTCAGTGATATCTCTTCTCCCGCATCCTCTGGAAGCTTGAAATATTCGACATAACCGTCTTTCCCTTCAATCGTAGGAAAAGCGAAATTCGCGTCCAAACCTGGTAACAGGACGAGTTTTGAGATGTCATTCGTCAGATTTCTCGCTGAAGAACTTTCGAAAAGTTTACTGGCGTTATCAGGAGACACAAATTGGTCTTCTTCACCATGGAGAAAAAGAAAGTAGCAGTTTGAATTTCCGATTTTTTCAAGAGGTTCAAAGTCGAGAAGGGATCTCGCATAGGCGAGGTTTTCCCTCTCCCCTGGAAAACCAGCTATTTCAGTCCAGTATTCGTCTGTATTTCTAAGATTTTCCAAACCCAATTCAAGGTCTTCAATTTGCTTTCTGAGCCTTTCTTCAGACCACTGCCTCTCTATTGCCTGAAGGACAAGCATCTCGATATTCCCTGAATCCACAGGATTAAGGGAAGTAGCTCCGAGTGATACGACACCTTTTATTCTGTCTTTATAGGCCGGATCGGAAGCGAGATCAAAAGCTATTAGAGCTCCTTCTCCATGTCCGATGATAAAAACATTTCCGGTGTCGACACCGGGTGTTGACATCAGATGGTCTAAAGCCAGGGCGGCGTCTGAAGCTAAAACGCCCCAATGCAGAGAGTCATAACTGCCCTCGCTATTGCCCGTGCCTCGTTTGTCGTATGTCAATACAGCAAAAGAACCTGTCGAAGCCAATTTGTGAGCGAGGGAGGAAAACACTCCCATTTCGCGTCTGTCGACCGCGGCGCTCGAGTGTATGAACAAGACACCCGGACTATTATCACCGGATATCGGCAAATATAGGGATCCGGAAAGTCTCACTCCGTCACTGCCGCTGAATACGGCTTCCTCTATTTTGTAATTTTCAGGATTGAATGAAAATATTTTTGGTTTGGCAAGGGTCAAAGGAGCTTCCGAATCTTCGAAAATGCTCAGAGTTACACCCGAAGGAAGAACTACCCTGGATTGTAGCAACGTCCCGGCTCTTCCGTCACCCCTCATAATCGTCCTCACGATAGCGTAGACGCTGTCATTACCCCAGAACAACATTGAATCCTTTTCAATTTCTTTTCTGTAGACAATCCTGAATTCCGCTGTATCTCCTTTCAGCCTCGTCAACTCTATAGCCGCCCCACCCCATTCACCAAAAGCTGAAGGTATGATGACCGGAATTTCCTGAACTCTCTCCCAGACAGAGTCTTTAAGTATATACCTGTTTACGAGAATTTCTATAAGCAGAGCCCTATCCCACTCTATTATCGCAGGTCCATCAGGATCCTTGGGGTCACTGTTGTAGTACCTCGGAGAAGAGACAACACTGTTTTGGAGAAGTATTATCCAGGGTTTTTCGTATTTTAACCTGAAAGATATTCTTTGTCCGGGTAATTCTTCGAAACACCTGTAACTTACTACCTGTGAAGACGCGACCCCGGGGGCAAGTATCAATTTTGATTCGTATGTTATCGGCCTTAACCTGAAAGGCCTCTCCTGGGTAGAAGAGACTATTATCGTGTCATGGACTTGTTCCCTTTTGATTGTTTCATAACCCACTTGATTGTTATCGACGGCTATGTTGTAAGTTGTTTGAGGAGGAAGGGGGGAGATTCCCGAAGAATGTCTTTGGGAGCAAGAAATCAGTAATACAATGGGCAAAAACACTTCTTCTATTTTCATGTTTTCTCCCTTTTTATAAGCTTTACTCTATTGAAATACAAAGACCAAAAAATATCAATGACTTTCTCCCAAAAACATCTTCAAAGCATGAGGCATAATCTTCGCCACGACACCAGCGCAAAGCTTTGCGGCTTTGACAGAGCCGGGAAAATTTACGATTATCGTCCTGCCCTTGGTTCCCGCGTAAAGCCTTGACAGCATCGCGTTCGGAGTCTCTTTTAAGCTCTCGACTAAAATTGCCGTCGACAGCCCTGGAAGTTCGCGTTCGCAGTATTTTTTTGTGACATCGGGAGTTACATCTCTTTCGGATATCCCTGTTCCCCCGCTCGTAAAAATAAAATCGCAGTCGTAGTTTTCTTTGAAAGCTTTGAGTATTGATTTTTCTTCATCGGGGACAATCCCGCGCTTTATCTGTGCTTTGGGATACGCCTCTTTAATCACATTTTCTATTTCAGGGCCCGAAAGGTCTTCGTATACTCCCGCGTAAGCTCTGTCAGATATCGTAATAACAGATACTTTCACTGTCTATTTCCCCTTCCTCCATAACTTCGGCGAAAACGCCTTTTTTAGGCAAAGCGCTGATACCTAAAAGCTTTTTTATGGCGTTTTCATCTTCTTTTTTCCCTATCTGGGTCACCTTCAAAACCGCTTTGCCCAGGTGAATTTCGGTTCCAATCGGAAGGTTCGAAAGGGCAGCTCCTTTTGTAGTGATGTTTTCCGCGAAATCGCCAAATGTTATGTCGGTTCTTTCTTTTGCTATTTCATTGATGTCTTCAATCGCGAGCAATGTGACTTGCCTGTGCCATTTTCCGGCGTGAGCATCCCCTTGTATTCCCCAGTTTTTTTTCAAGACAATTTTGTCAACAGGCGTTTTTTTCGTTCCCCTCTCATTGGATACATTGACTGAGAGAACGAAAAAATATTTTTTCATCATAAATCCTTTCTCTTTTCTACAAGCTTAATTCCCGTTATTCTCATATTCCTGTCAACGGCTTTACACATATCGTAAATCGTCAAAGATGCTATCGCAACCGCTGTCAGAGCTTCCATTTCGACGCCTGTCTTGGATTCTGTCTTCGATTCGGCGCTTATCAGTATTCCGTCTGGAGCGAAATCAAATGAAAGTTTGACGTGCTCAAGCGGGATGTTGTGGGAGAGAGGCACCAGTTCAGGTGTTTTTTTTGCGCCTTGAATTCCAGCTAAATTCGCCACAGCGAGCACGTCGCCTTTTGCGACGGCGTTTTCTTTGATTAGATTTAAAGTCTCTTTTGAAAGCTCGATTTTACCTTCAGCCCGAGCGAATCTGTTAACCAATTTTTTCCCCGAGACATCAACCATTCCGGCTTTTCCTAGTTCGTCTGCATGAGTGAACTTCATTTATTATCCTCCTATCTCGCTCATGGTCCTGTTGACGCAGACATATCCCTTACTGGGCTTTGCCATAATTGTTTTGATAATGCTCCCTTGGATGTCGTTGAAATCAACTTCAATTTCAATGTTGCTGTGAAGACAGGGTTTGAGTTTGCCGTCTGAGAGCAGTCTTATCCTGTTGCAATCCTCGCATTTGGGAGGTCTGTCGAATGTAGTTTCAATTTTTTTTTGACCGAGGTTGTAAGCATTTATAAGCTGGAGAGAGATCTCGAGTTTCGCACAGAATTCCTTCATTTTCTCGATGTCTTCTCTTGTTGTGTCATTGAGAACCACTGTGTTGATTTTGACGCCGAGACCCGCTTCTATTGCTTTCTCGATGCCTTTGAAAACCGGTCTTATATCCCCCACCCGTGTGATTCTTTTGTATCTTTCGGGATCTAGTGTGTCGAGTGAAACGTTGACTCTGTCCAGTCCGTTTTCTTTCAACTTGACTGCCTTATCTGCCAGATAAGTTCCGTTGGTCGTCATGCAGATCTCTTCTATTTTTCCTATTTCATCTATCATAGCCACCAGGTCCTCAATTCCAACACGTACCAGCGGTTCGCCTCCAGTGAGTCGTATTTTTTTTATTCCCAATCCGGCAGAGGCTTCGACAATTTTTACTATGTTTTCGTATGAAATAATCGATGAATGCTTTTTTTTCTGAACACCTTCTCTGGGCATACAATAAAAGCATCTAAGGTTGCACCTGTCGGTGACGGAAATTCTAAGGTAGGTTATTTCGCGGTTATATCTGTCTAACATCCACTTGCGACCCGGGCTTAAATACTTTCTGCCCTATGTCAAATTTTAAAAGCGCGTTTGACCTTGTAAGAGCCACTATGTCTCCTGAGCCATGGTAGTTAACGTTTTTGACTATTCCCTGATCTATTTTCACCGGCAAATATTCGACCCTCTCAGCTGTTTCTCTGATGCGACCTTCCTCGTATATCCCTTTTTGGGTATTCGGTTTGTACGAAAACTTCATGAGATTGTACACAAAAGGCTTAACAATCATCTCAAAGATCACGAAGACCGAAACAGGATTTCCTGGCATTCCAAATGCGAATTTTCCTTCCCTCTCTCCGAACATCGTCGGTTTTCCGGGTTTTATAGCCAAAGAGTCGAACCTTATTTCCAATCCGTTCTTTATAAAAGCCCTTCCCGTCAAATCCAAATCTCCCACTGAAGAGCCTCCTGTAATGAGTACTATATCGCATTCATCGAGGGCTTTGCCTATTATGCCCGTCATTTCGTATAAATCGTCAGAAACTCTCATGTAAAGTTTTTTTCTGAAAAAGCATGAATCCAGAAGCGAGGAAATTTCAAATAGGTTGCTGTCGTATATTTTACCGTAAGAAAGCGGCCTACCAGGCTCTTCGAGTTCGTTTCCTGTCGTTATGACTCCAATAAGAGGACTGACTGGCATCATTATTTCCCTGTATCCCGATGAAACAAGAACGCTGATTTCTTTTGGTCCAACAATGCATTTTTGAAGGACTATTTGGTCTTTTTTTACGTATTCTCCCTGTTTGACAATGTTTTGAGCTTCTTCGGCTCTTATTATTTTCATTTTTCCGTCTTTTTCTTCAGCGTATTCTTTTCTGATTATGGTGTCGGCTCCCTCTGGAACTATTCCGCCTGTCATTATTTTCGCGCATTCTCCGCTCGAAACCTTTTTTTCAGGCGTTTTCCCCGCCGGGATGAACTCAGTTATTCGGAATTCGTCGGACAGATCTACAAAATCATAGGCAAAACCGTCCATTGCAGCTTTTTTGTAAGGGGGCAAATCCATCTTGGAATACACATCGTAGTTAAGTGGTCTTCCAAGAGCATTTTCAATGAGTACCGGTTCACTTTTTAGAACCATTTTCTTTCCCAAAAGAAATTCGACAGCTTTATCAGGATGAAGCATCAATTCTCCTTTTTTGGTTTATTATCTGTCAAATTAAACTTTTTGACAACATCTCTGTGATTAATCCCAGCGAATAGCAATCTTGACATACAACAGGAACTAACTTATAATTTTGTGAATTTCTAAACAAGGGTTTTTTTTCGCTGTAAAACCCACACCATAAAATGACGGTTTTTGACAGAGTTGACTTCAGTTGAGGGTTAAAAGACTCTCGCAAAAGACAAGGAGGACTAATGGCAGAGGTAATCAACGTCGGGTGCAAAACTCCAGCGAATGTCGCAGAAACACTTTCAAGGACTACTTGTGTCCAAAAGACGGCAGCTTCCAACTGGAAGCTCATTATTTTGGGAATTTTTGCCGGTGTCTATATCGGATTCGGAGCTTCGATAGCGACATTGGTCGCCTCGGACTCGGCAAAATTTTTCGGTGTTGGAATGGGCAAATTTTTCACGGGGGCGGTTTTCAGCGTTGGACTCATGCTCGTCGTCATAGCCGGAGCGGAACTCTTCACGGGAAACAACCTCATGCTAATGAGCGCTCTGGACAAAAAAGTTTCAATCTTTAAAGTTCTGTTCAAATGGCTCGTGGTCTATTTGGCGAATTTTATCGGTTCTGTTCTTCTCGCGTATCTTATTTATTTAAGCGGTCTTTGGAAAGGCGGAGAATTTTTAACCGGCATCACAGCTATTAAAATCGCATCCGCGAAAGTCAGTCTTCCCTGGGTTGAAGCTTTTGTAAGAGGCATTCTCTGCAACATACTCGTATGCCTGGCAGTCTGGATGGCTCTAGCCGCAACCAACGTAATCGGAAAAATTTTCGCGATATTTTTCCCGATAATGACATTCGTAGCCATGGGTTTTGAGCACAGCATCGCCAACATGTATTTTATTCCTCTGGGTCTTTTCCTCAAAGGAACAGCAGCAGCAGGGGCTTCAGGGCTCGACTTGAGCACATTGACGTGGGCTTCTTTCTTTATCAAAAATTTGATCCCCGTCACTCTCGGCAACATCGTTGGTGGAGCGGGATTTGTCGGTGCCCTGTATTGGATGGTTTACGTAAAAGACAATAAATGAAGAGCAGCGCTGCTGTTATTCTCGCCGGTGGAAAAAGCACCCGGTTCGGGAGTGACAAAGCTTTTGCAAAATTCGGGGACTCGACTCTGGTCGAGTCCGTTTTCTACTGCCTGAAAAAAATCTTTGAAAATATAATAATCGTCACAAATAACCCCGGGCATTTTCCACGTTTCGATGCATTGATTGTCAAAGATAGAGTCGCCGGCAAAGGTCCTTTAGGAGGTATCTATACGGGACTAAAAATGTCAATTTCACCCAGAATATTCGTTTTTGCATGCGATATGCCTTTTTTAAATGAAGGTTTTATCAATTACATGATTTCTATAGATAAAGGAGATGTAATCGTTCCGAAAATCGGCTGTTTCACGGAGCCACTGCACGCAATATACTCATTATCATGCCTTGAACACATTGAAAAACAGCTTCTTGTAAACGATAACAAGATCCAGAATTTTTTTGGAAAAGTTGACACGGTTTATATAGCGGAAAAAACATCGAGAAAATTTGATCCGGAACTTAAAATGTTTTTTAATATCAATGAAAAAAAAGATATCACCAGGATCATCAATGTATAAAAAAATCCAAATTACAAGGTTTGACCTGCGAACAGGAGAAAGCAAGCTGGAAGACAGAATCATAGTCGAATCTGTCCTCAGGATTTTCATCAACGGATCCCACTTCTCATCCCTTGTCTGCACTCCATCTTTCGTCGAAGAGCTTGCTGTAGGCAACCTTTTTTCGGAGGGATTCATAGAAGATTCGGAAGAAATATCTTCCGTCAGGAAGAGCGAAGAAGGGACATCGGTTTTTGTTGATCTTAAAAAAGCGACTGACCATTCATTCGCCGATAATGAATTTATAATAACTTCCGGATGCGGCAGGTCTTCCACAGCATCATTCGATTTCGAGGGAGAGATAAAAAAAAATCAGACTCCAGGAGACGTCAACCCGATATTCATTCTCTCACTTTTCAGAGAATTCCATGAAAAATCCGTTTTATTCTCCCAGACGGGGGGTGTCCATTCAGCGGCTCTCTGTGATGAAAACGGGATAATTTCGTTCATGGATGACATAGGCAGGCATAACGCGGTCGATAAAATCATCGGCAGATCTCTTTTACAGGGGGAAAAAGGCGAAAACAAGTTTTTAATATTTTCCGGAAGAATTTCATCTGAAATCTTTCTCAAAGCTCACAGATTCGGAGTCTATATGATAGCGTCGCGTTCAGCGCCTACAGACAGATCCGTTGATATGGCGAAGGCTTCAAACATCAGACTCATAGGCTTTGCAAGAGGTCAAACACTAAATTTATATAACTGAAAATACGGCGTTTTCTGACTGCTGCTTCGCCGTATTTTCCTGCCGGTTGTCTTTTCTGGCCTATTCCATGTCCAACAGATTTAGTTCAGCCTGGGTGAAAACAGGCCCGTCTGTGCAGCAGTACTTGTGTCCGATAAGACAATGCCCGCACTTTCCGATTCCGCACTTCATGTGCATTTCCATTGTCGTAATAATGTCTTCAGGTCTCATTTGCTTTTCTTCAAGAGTCATATTCGTGAATTTTATCATTATGGGAGGGCCACAGACATAGGCTACGGTCCTCGACGCGTCGAACTGAACTTTCTCGAAAAGTTTGGTTACAACTCCGACGCTTCCTTTCCAACTTTCATCTGGGCTGTCCACAGTTCTCAATACTTCGACGTCATCGTATTTTGCCCATCTTGCCATTTCATCATCATAGACGCACTCGGCTGGGCATTTAGCTCCATAGAGTATCCATATCTTCCCGTACTTTTCGCGATTGTTGAAAACGGCGTTCATGACAGACCTTAAAGGCAATAGACCTATACCTCCAGCGACAAAAAGAACGTCTTTTCCTTCGTATTCCTTCCATGGAAAAGAGTTTCCATAAGGACCTCTGACAAAAAATTCTTGCCCGTCCTTCAGATCATGCAGGGCGTCAGTCAGCGTTCCCACTTTTCTGACAGCTATTTCAAGATTGTCCCCTCTTTCGCAAGTTGAAGTGATTGATATGGGAGCTTCGCCTTTTCCGAAAATGGACACTTGAACAAACTGTCCCGGTTTCCAGGCAAAAGGCTGTCCGTCCTTGAATTCCAGTGTGTAGTGTTTTACGTCGAAAACCAGATCATTTACTTTTTTTATTTTTACCGCTCGGGGTAGATATTCATTTTTTTCCATTATATCGCTCCCTTACATTAAAGACTGAAATACTTCTTTTATGTCGATTTTTACCGGACACGAATCATAACACCTCCCGCAACCAACACACCCAGTATCACCGAATTTCAATTTATCCCATAATATCTTACAGTAGTAACGGTTGCGTGTACGTTGTTCTTTTCTTTCTTTTGGATTGTGTCCTCCGGCCATCCTAAAATATCCGCTTAAAATACAGGAGTCGATTACCCTCATCCTCAAGCCTTTGTCGTCTTTTTGCAGGTCTTTCACATTGAAACAAGTGCATGTAGGACAGACATAATTACAGGCTCCGCATGACAGACATCTGTCTGTTATTTCTTCGAGAACTTTTTCTTTCACAGGATTTGACATCATATTTTCGAGAGCTATCTCCTTTGTGAAATTTGTGGCCACCGGCAAAGTCATGGCTTTTTCTTTTTTGGATTCCCAAAGTTTCACTTCATCGGTTTTAGCTTGCCTGAATAGAGAAGAGTTTTCTGAAATTAAAAAACTCCCCTTTTCACTGCCGACATTGACAAAATAATCCCCGTTTTCCATATCGGTCAATTGAAGATCAAATCCATTTTCTGCAAACGGTCCTGTTTTCATAGTAGCGCAGAAACAACTCTCAGAAGGAGGAGTCAGGCACGCCATGGTTATTAAAGTCAATTTTTCTCTCGCTCTATTGTAATAAAAGTCTATGAATTCGCGTTTTGAGAAAAAATTATCCGTGTATTTTATCGCGGCCGCGTCACAATTCGGCAAACCAAACAATACAGTCTCTTCTGTTTGGTCAACACTCCTGAGCTTGGTCGTATTCCCCACTTTTTCAAATTCTATCATCGGTTCAATTTGCCCGAACAAAACTTCCCTCGCTGAAGGCATTAAAGGTTTGTGGGCTTTTAGAAGTATGTTATGTTCCTCTTCTACGGGCAGAAAAGCTACATCACCAAACTCATTTTTTTGCATGGCAAAAACTTTAGAGTTCTTTCTCATACCGGAGACAAATTTGAGAAGGTTCTCTTTCGAGATAATCAATCTATCGGCAGCCATTAGTTCTCACCTCCGATTTTAACAGCGCAAATCTTATATTCAGGTATCTTTGCGACGGGATCGAGCGCGTTGTTGGTCAGTTTGTTCACCGACTGCTCGGCAAAATGAAATGGTATAAATATGGTTCCTGGTTTTGTCATATCAACTACTTTTGCTTTGACGCGGATATCGCCTCTTCTCGATGAAACCCTGACTTCGCTTCCATTTTTGATCGAATATTTTTTTGCGTCTTCAGGATTTATTTCAACATAACATTCAGGAACTTCTCTTTCGAGGGTAGATGTTCTCTTCGTAAGAGTTCTTGTATGGTAGTGATAATATGTTCGCCCTGTGGTAAGGACAAGAGGGTATTCATCATCCGGCAATTCCGCGGGTTCTTTGAATTCTATCGCAGTGAAAAGCCCTTTGCCTCTTGAAAACTTTCCGTCTTTGTGCAGATAAGGAGTTCCGGGGTGTTCAGCAGTCGGACATGGCCACTGAAGTCCGAAGTTTTCTGACAGTCTTTCAAAACTCATCCCATGGTAACTTGGCGTTAAAACAGCTATTTCGGAAAATATTTCTTGGGCAGTTTTGTATTTCATTTTGTATCCGCACTTCTCGGCTAAATCGCAGATTATCTCCCAGTCTTGTTTGGCCTCTCCCGGAGGATCAATAGCTTTCCTGACTAGCTGGACTCTTCTCTCGGTATTTGTAAAAGTCCCGTCTTTTTCTGCGAAACTCGCACCGGGTAGAACCACATCTGCCATCTGGGCAGTCTCTGTCATGAATATGTCCTGAACTATCAGAAAATCCAGGGATTTTAAACCTTTCTCAACGTGGGCAATATTCGGATCAGATACCATTGGATTCTCACCGAGAACATAAAGAACTTTAAGTTTGCCGTCTATAGCCAAATCAGGCATGTCTGTAACTGTCGTGCCAATTTCTCCTGAAAGGTCATCAACACACCATGCTTTTTCAAATTTATCCTTGATCTTTGGATCAGACACCGGTTGATAACCGGGATATACATTGGGAAGACCTCCCATATCACAAGCGCCTTGAACGTTGTTCTGCCCTCTCAATGGATTGACCCCAGTGCCTGGTTTCCCTATATTTCCAGTCAACATAGCAAGATTCGCGCAAGATTTGACATTGTCCACACCAGTTGTGTGCTGTGTTATACCCATGCAGTAGAGTATCGCGGATTTTTTGCTTCTAGCGTAAATCCTCGCGGATTCAGCAAGATCTTTTGCGGGGATACCGGTAATTTTTTCAACGTATTCAGGAGTATATTTCTTTACGGTATTTTTCAATTCTTCAAAGTTTTCAGTGAAATTCAATGTGTATTCCTTATCTTCGAGACCTTCATCTATTATGACATTCATCATCCCGTTGATAAGGGCTACATCTGTACCA contains:
- the fdhF gene encoding formate dehydrogenase subunit alpha; amino-acid sequence: MSSEKRVLTTCIYCGCGCGFYFKVRDGRINGVYPSREHPVNKGSLCVKGWNAAEFVQHPDRLTEPLIKENGKFRKATWEEALNLVSGKMKEHFERFGSKSLAFFASAKCTNEENYILQKFARAVFKTNNVDHCARLUHSSTVAGLAATLGSGAMTNSVTEFEDTEVFFVTGSNTTEQHPLVASRIINSVKNGKATLILADPRNIQLSKHAKYHLRHRIGTDVALINGMMNVIIDEGLEDKEYTLNFTENFEELKNTVKKYTPEYVEKITGIPAKDLAESARIYARSKKSAILYCMGITQHTTGVDNVKSCANLAMLTGNIGKPGTGVNPLRGQNNVQGACDMGGLPNVYPGYQPVSDPKIKDKFEKAWCVDDLSGEIGTTVTDMPDLAIDGKLKVLYVLGENPMVSDPNIAHVEKGLKSLDFLIVQDIFMTETAQMADVVLPGASFAEKDGTFTNTERRVQLVRKAIDPPGEAKQDWEIICDLAEKCGYKMKYKTAQEIFSEIAVLTPSYHGMSFERLSENFGLQWPCPTAEHPGTPYLHKDGKFSRGKGLFTAIEFKEPAELPDDEYPLVLTTGRTYYHYHTRTLTKRTSTLEREVPECYVEINPEDAKKYSIKNGSEVRVSSRRGDIRVKAKVVDMTKPGTIFIPFHFAEQSVNKLTNNALDPVAKIPEYKICAVKIGGEN